The Bifidobacterium eulemuris genome includes a window with the following:
- a CDS encoding ROK family protein, whose amino-acid sequence MMTSSLLLGIDIGGTKIMVCLYDADLALLASTCAPTPASEGGDAMIASACAMADTLLADLGAGQADTLTEAGRAWATANAGEPATIAAIGVGAAGLIDSEHGVVTAASDSFHGWAGYNARTALQRWCDVPVAMENDVNAFLIAQMANRPQDEQRRSVLGLMLGTGVGGAMWLNGGIFRGTGYSAGEIGHIPGFDDVPCTCGARGHLEALAGGRGIARLWHEATGGDEDTRAIGDLARSGDERAQALWSQAGDSVAKAVAICQSLLDIDEVVIGGSVAKSWDLLEPAIRRGIAAYPVPIAREVAITHADDGDDTVARGAAASARLLL is encoded by the coding sequence ATGATGACATCATCTCTGCTGCTCGGCATCGATATAGGAGGCACCAAAATCATGGTGTGCCTGTATGACGCCGACCTGGCGCTGCTCGCCTCCACCTGCGCGCCGACCCCCGCCAGCGAAGGCGGTGACGCGATGATCGCTTCGGCGTGCGCGATGGCCGACACTCTGCTCGCCGACTTGGGCGCGGGGCAGGCCGACACCCTCACCGAAGCGGGGCGCGCGTGGGCCACGGCCAACGCCGGAGAGCCGGCCACCATCGCCGCGATCGGCGTGGGCGCCGCAGGGCTGATCGATTCGGAGCATGGCGTTGTGACCGCGGCCTCTGACTCCTTCCACGGGTGGGCGGGCTATAACGCCCGCACCGCGCTGCAGCGCTGGTGCGACGTGCCGGTGGCGATGGAGAACGATGTGAACGCCTTCCTGATCGCGCAGATGGCCAACCGCCCGCAGGATGAGCAGCGGCGCAGCGTGCTGGGGCTGATGCTCGGCACCGGCGTCGGCGGCGCGATGTGGCTCAACGGCGGCATCTTCCGCGGCACAGGGTATTCCGCCGGAGAGATCGGCCATATTCCCGGATTCGACGACGTACCCTGCACCTGTGGGGCGCGCGGACATTTGGAGGCGCTGGCCGGCGGACGCGGCATCGCCCGCCTGTGGCATGAGGCCACCGGAGGCGACGAGGACACCCGCGCCATCGGCGACTTGGCCCGTTCCGGCGACGAGCGCGCGCAGGCATTGTGGAGCCAGGCCGGCGACAGCGTGGCCAAGGCCGTGGCCATCTGCCAGTCGCTGCTTGATATCGACGAGGTGGTGATCGGCGGCAGCGTGGCCAAATCGTGGGATCTGTTGGAGCCCGCGATCCGCCGCGGCATCGCCGCCTACCCCGTGCCCATCGCGCGTGAGGTGGCGATCACCCACGCCGATGACGGCGACGACACCGTGGCCCGAGGCGCCGCCGCCTCCGCGCGACTGCTGCTGTAG
- a CDS encoding rhomboid family intramembrane serine protease: MTRFSMFPQSPVPSLNKKAIAYEWKNGGPVITWAIIAICVAVWLVEVLTRLLMPQVFSALVSAGMVMPATMVLRPWTWLTSMFLHAPSMLHILFNMLALYSVGPILERMMGHWRYLALYLISGFGGSVGLLVWARLTGDWFTAAYGASGALFGLFAALLVVYRRIGVDIRSMLIWMGINFLMPLVVGNIAWQAHVGGFVVGGALTWLLVSGVPALRRRSFTQRMWIYGTAMVVLLLIVVVVCTPYLWM; encoded by the coding sequence ATGACACGATTCAGCATGTTCCCCCAGTCCCCCGTGCCCAGTCTGAACAAGAAAGCCATCGCCTACGAATGGAAGAACGGCGGGCCCGTGATCACATGGGCGATTATCGCCATCTGCGTGGCGGTGTGGCTGGTGGAGGTGCTGACGCGGCTGCTCATGCCGCAAGTCTTCTCCGCATTGGTCTCCGCCGGCATGGTGATGCCCGCCACGATGGTGCTCCGCCCGTGGACGTGGCTTACCTCGATGTTCCTGCACGCGCCCAGCATGCTGCATATTCTGTTCAATATGCTGGCCCTATATTCCGTAGGGCCGATTCTGGAGCGCATGATGGGCCACTGGCGTTATCTCGCGCTCTACCTGATCTCCGGATTCGGCGGCAGCGTGGGGCTGCTCGTATGGGCGCGGCTGACCGGCGACTGGTTCACCGCGGCCTATGGCGCGTCCGGCGCGCTGTTCGGCCTGTTCGCCGCGCTGCTGGTGGTGTATCGCCGCATCGGTGTGGATATTCGGTCGATGCTGATCTGGATGGGCATCAACTTTCTGATGCCGTTGGTGGTCGGCAATATCGCGTGGCAGGCGCATGTGGGCGGATTCGTGGTGGGCGGCGCGCTCACCTGGCTGCTGGTGTCCGGCGTGCCCGCGCTGCGCCGGCGTTCGTTCACCCAGCGCATGTGGATCTACGGTACGGCCATGGTGGTGCTGTTGCTGATCGTGGTCGTGGTCTGCACGCCGTATCTGTGGATGTGA